In one window of Leishmania braziliensis MHOM/BR/75/M2904 complete genome, chromosome 8 DNA:
- a CDS encoding putative ATP-dependent DEAD/H RNA helicase: MPKRVRDADDDLGPSTSESGETDSMKDTVSGTSAMYERLHGPLDDDSSLASSTTTTSSLDPEDSEDDNTSKRLLLYAKVTAGAKAQAAGSMSAAAAAAQSGPAAFLRGLNSSTSTTSASAAAAALNRLKSELLKPVAQPTALTVVNAEDESADVLTSIVSRKLPPPPAGDAKKLRQLAYVDHSQMHYAPIRTDFYVVPPDMTNLTADEMRALLKELDGAKVHGQNVPRPMRSWDGTGLPDRVLEELEKHGYRCPFAVQSLGSPALMSGRDLLLTAKTGSGKTLCYALPLLRHCADQPRCEKGEGPIGLVLVPTQELAVQVFTLLNELGEAAGLRCVASYGSTSLAENIRHAKTGCEMMVATPGRLLDLLTVNGGKAMSLSRVSFVIVDEADRLFDSGFMEHVEAFLKNIRPNRVTGMISATMPKELRGAVVQHLQNPVVISVGGKPTPASNVEQQFFFVDEEVYDANNIKADMSPRLVKLLALLGEEGGNGQNLILIFTQRKEEVDELLGRLTTLGYANRVATLYSGMDPIDREFALEHFAPGKQFILVATAVAERGLDIPYLGLVINYRLPNHYEAYVHRIGRTGRAGRSGRAVSFFTRGKDDDIAPELVEGLERAEQRVPEELYEVAEKVRALRKSGDARYNSGFFRGYRDAKVQLFTDRNKKEKVREAARAAGLEQFLSSSSSDSDASSDEDANITAVPVQSRARAASVEEAGANAMALMLHRGALNGALTLSSAQEDRISKALAFAQKTTTAATAAADEMATVRFQSEYPINDLPDAVRGKLQSGTFMRSVAEMTETSLIRKGVYFDPRYKHSRRMKEGEKPLYLLVVGKSMEAVRAARNKLDEVKAELLSKQKKTVSVTGATL, translated from the coding sequence ATGCCTAAGCGTGTGCGCGATGCTGATGACGACCTAGGGCCATCCACCTCGGAGAGCGGAGAGACGGACTCAATGAAGGACACTGTATCTGGCACCAGTGCCATGTACGAGAGGCTTCACGGTCCTCTTGATGATGATTCGTCTCTTGCCAGCAGCACTACCACGACTTCTTCCCTCGACCCCGAGGACTCAGAAGACGATAACACATCAaagcgtctgctgctgtacGCCAAGGTGACGGCAGGCGCAAAGGCGCAAGCAGCAGGCTCGATgtccgctgcggctgccgcagcacaaAGCGGCCCTGCCGCATTTCTGCGAGGTTTGAATAGCAGCACTAGTACCACCTCCgcgagtgctgctgcggcggcgctgaatCGCCTGAAATCGGAGCTGCTCAAGCCAGTGGCACAGCCGACGGCCTTGACTGTGGTGAATGCGGAGGATGAATCCGCTGATGTTCTTACCAGCATCGTGTCACGgaagctgccgccaccgccagcgggTGATGCCAAGAAGCTGCGTCAGCTGGCCTACGTTGACCACAGCCAGATGCACTACGCTCCCATTCGCACAGACTTCTATGTGGTCCCGCCGGACATGACGAACCTCACCGCTGACGAGATGCGGGCTTTGTTAAAGGAACTGGATGGGGCCAAGGTTCATGGGCAGAATGTGCCGCGACCAATGCGCTCTTGGGACGGCACCGGACTGCCGGATCgcgtgctggaggagctggagaagcacGGGTATAGGTGCCCTTTCGCAGTGCAGTCGCTCGGCTCACCCGCGCTGATGAGCGGACGCGACTTACTCCTCACTGCAAAGACGGGGTCAGGCAAAACGCTCTGTtacgcgctgccgctcctccgGCATTGCGCGGACCAGCCGCGGTGTGAGAAGGGTGAGGGCCCCATAGGGCTGGTACTTGTTCCCACGCAGGAGCTCGCTGTGCAAGTATTCACGCTGCTCAACGAGTTGGGCGAGGCCGCCGGGCTACGCTGTGTCGCCTCGTACGGCAGCACGTCGCTAGCCGAGAACATCCGCCACGCCAAAACGGGGTGCGAGATGATGGTGGCGACGCCGGGTCGACTGCTAGACCTTCTCACCGTGAACGGCGGCAAAGCGATGAGCCTGTCGCGCGTTTCCTTTGTCATCGTTGACGAGGCAGATCGCCTCTTCGACAGCGGCTTCATGGAGCACGTGGAAGCCTTTCTGAAGAACATACGCCCTAACCGCGTAACGGGTATGATAAGCGCTACGATGCCGAAAGAGCTGCGCGGGGCGGTAGTGCAGCACCTTCAGAACCCTGTTGTCATCTCCGTCGGCGGAAAACCAACGCCTGCGTCAAATGTCGAGCAGCAGTTTTTCTTCGTCGATGAGGAGGTGTACGATGCGAACAACATCAAGGCAGACATGAGCCCACGTCTTGTGAAgctgcttgcgctgctgggcgaggagggcggcaaCGGTCAGAACCTGATCCTCATCTTCACGCAGCggaaggaagaggtggaCGAGTTGTTGGGGCGGCTCACGACCTTGGGCTACGCAAACCGCGTGGCGACACTCTACAGCGGGATGGATCCCATCGACCGCGAGTTCGCGCTTGAGCACTTTGCCCCAGGCAAACAGTTCATTCTTGTCGCCACTGCAGTCGCAGAGCGCGGTTTGGATATTCCGTACCTCGGCCTCGTCATTAACTACCGCTTGCCGAATCATTATGAAGCGTATGTGCATCGTATTGGCCGCACCGGCCGGGccggccgcagcgggcgTGCCGTGAGCTTTTTCACCCGCGGCAAGGATGACGACATCGCACCGGAGCTGGTGGAAGGGCTTGAGCGCGCGGAGCAGCGGGTTCCAGAGGAGCTGTACGAGGTTGCCGAGAAGGTGCGAGCCCTGCGCAAGTCTGGCGATGCTCGGTACAACAGCGGCTTTTTTCGCGGCTACCGCGACGCGAAGGTACAGCTCTTCACTGATCGCAATaagaaggagaaggtgcgggAGGCTGCCCGCGCGGCCGGGTTGGAGCAGTTTctgagctcctcctcctccgactcGGATGCCTCTAGCGACGAGGATGCAAACATCACTGCGGTGCCCGTGCAATCCAGGGCTCGTGCTGCGtcagtggaggaggcaggggCGAACGCGATGGCGCTGATGCTGCACCGTGGTGCACTAAACGGCGCGTTGACTTTGTCCTCTGCGCAGGAGGACCGCATCTCCAAAGCCCTGGCATTCGCGCAGAAGACAACCACGgcggccacggcggcggcagacgAGATGGCGACGGTGCGCTTTCAGAGCGAGTACCCCATCAACGACTTGCCGGATGCCGTTCGCGGCAAGCTGCAGAGCGGTACGTTTATGCGCTCTGTCGCTGAGATGACGGAGACGTCATTGATCCGCAAGGGTGTGTACTTCGATCCACGCTACAAGCACTCTCGGCGGatgaaggaaggagagaagccaTTGTATCTTCTGGTAGTCGGAAAGTCCATGGAAGCGGTGCGGGCAGCTCGCAACAAGCTCGACGAGGTAAAGGCAGAGCTACTGAGCAAACAGAAGAAGACGGTGTCTGTGACTGGGGCCACTCTCTAG